ATGTTTTATATTAAAGTTATTGTAAGATGTCGATCCATCTAGAATAATAAGACAGCACCAAGATATGTTTACGATATAGGCTTAGTGTTGCCcacaacatatttaaaaaagaaaatgatttagccataaagagattttacaaaagtaaactcataaaatgagctgccttgatgtggtacgttagattgtaaagctacttatattacaaaatatatctaAGTATTATATTAAGCAATGTTAGTTTGTAAGCGTACTTTTATGAGATCTTTTTGTGGTTGTAACACTTgtcttttacaaatttattctCAATCATCTCGTATATATTGCCAACAAGATCATGGAGATTGAAATGTAAACATGAGATACTTgatactcttttcttttttgggcttCAACAATAAGCAGATCGTACAAATTAGTTATGTAACACCCGGATCCAGCACCGAAcctgctttctaaatatttttgttctaagCTTATGAAAAGCctagttgaatttttttattacaatgtCACGAGCCCAAATTGGTTTTTAATGGATATCAAATTTCTAATGGACTTGCCATTATAGTTAAATTCTTggaatatttttggattgggttaaaaatatttttatgggcgAGAAAATTTATAGGACAAGTCGTaatattatagagttttggATCGGGCCCAAAAGTCAGAGAAAAAGCCCATTTATTGTATCATACCCATAGCCCAAATACATGGAATGGACCAATAAGCCCAAGCCATGGCAACTAGGGAGCAGTTTTCACTCTCATATCCCATGCACGTACATGATCTACTCCCCTAGGGTTTTCAACAGCGGCTATATATACCACTACTTTGATCAAACAACCATATATATCATCTCCCGATTTTCTCTCCATTTATTTTTAACTCCCCACAATTCATGGTCGCGATGACCTCACCCTCATTCATGTTAACGTCATCGATAGGGCGTTGTTGTGTGGGGAAGTCCGTGGAGCAACCTCAGGAGGACCATTAGGCGACAAGGCAGACTCAACCTTGATCACAAACACCAGATCATCATCGGCCGGTGAAATAATCTCGTCGAAGGAGTTGGTTGTGGGCACCTATGGTGACCTGAGGCCTCTCTGCCACTCTTCAGGGTGCTGGTGAGCGTCTACCCCTTGTGAATGTGGATTCATCCAAAGGCATCGCTCCCAAATgagccttcttcttcttcttacctCCTATCGCTGAAGGTAGGCCTCTTTCTGAACCATCTGTTAGAAATTGATGATCGAAAACATGTCCCCTGCTAGGTGCCATTacaaatctatcaatattgGAGGGATTGGAATTACCTCTAACCAGGTCGAGCTATTGTTCTTATCTGCCTAGGCTTGTACCAACCGAATGCGAGCCCGTCTTGGTCAGAAAGGATAATCTCCAAGCCACGATCATCGAGAACTGGATTCCACGAAGCCTTAATGGGAAATTCTTGGTTTGCCGACTCTTCCTCAAGAAATTCCCAGCCATCGCCCAATTCGAAGAAGAATTTCTTTTGCCAATCTTTGGCACGAGAATACTGCTTTCAAGTTGGATCAATTTATTGTGACCCTAAAACTGCAAAGATTCCCACCAAGCGCCTGACATCGTGCAAAGAAAGAATTCACAAGCGGTAATGTCAAGATACTCATCACTGTGGGTTCCAAAACTCGTCCCAAAGAACACATCAATCCATCAGAATCCTCCATGCATTAGGCACGAGTTGGGCTAGAGCAAGACCCAGGAAGTCTAGCACATCACGCACGGATGGACAAAGGGAAAGAGGAGCCCTATCGAGCATGGCCAAATACAGGGTCACGGAAACAGCCATTCCCCTCATATTGATGGCTCCACGGCACTGCTTAGGCAGGCCCATGGCCACAAAAGTTGGGATTTGTAGCTATCCCTCGCAGAGTCCAACTCGCGACGGGAGATTCGAAGACTATCGATGGCCATCGAAGATTGAATGAGGAGCAACTACCCCTTCAGAGAAGGGTTAACGGCCACATCCTCAGAGTGAGAAGGAGGGTCGCGTAGTCGTGAAGACCTCTCTCTATGGGATGAAGAAGGGAGTTGGGTTTGGAGGAAGCCATTGATTCAAGAAAAAACTGGTAGGAAAAACAAGGAAGCAGAGTGTTTGGGAGAAGGAGAGAATACAAGGAAAGGAGAGTGCGAAAAGGAGTGTTCGAGAAGAATGAGTAACAGAGAAGGGGAATGCGAAGGGGCGTGAAAGGGAAACATTGTCTTGACAGGGCAGTATGAAATGACAGAAAACCTGTGTAATGAAGCGTCACCATGATACAAGTTCATCACGCTTGCTTGATGAGATTTCGATGGGGTAACTAGAAGAGCTTTAAGCTTTCCTCTTCGGGCCTACCGGGCCATGTCATGGGCTCGAACAATAGATTACaaccaaatctcaacacaaggcacatgataccaacatatataatttaaaatcactttaatcatcacttatgattaaaaagtttaataacaacatagtattttgaaatataggaaaatacatagtaaaataactataataccattcggtttAGGTCAGAaacagggcatacatatttagGTCCAACataggaatttaactacaccaaaacacaagctaaaacactTAATTGGcttctaaaatcatattaaaacaaatgggtcaaattaggattttacTTTAAGCTCTTGGCCCCTTTCAAGAGGTAACAAGAGGACCAAAGTGGTAAAcccgtgtggatgaagagcaacataatatcactgttttaaaccccaaaCCGACCGAAACATCATGGGTAAGAAAATGGTGAAATTTGAAATCCATATGAAAATCATGTAGGAAGTGAACCaagtgtaacgccccgatcccgaagGTCGGAGAGTTAgttcttaatacctaaaatcaacttaaataacacaactataaaatccagaaaatccataaaatattaatccatttaatcaatccaaatatcaaagTTCCTCCATGGacaataaaaaattctcaataacataaattagaaatcctccagaaattcaaaattatccttaattcatcaaatcaaaatacccaaaaaataaaatcagtttactaactacgactctcaaataagcattttACCCtagcacttattccacttcgatcatcacacttgctaaaacttcctactcttgtcctccagctgaaccatcaaattatctgaaaaatatatagataagggtgagttatcaaaactcagtaagcagaggacatatactagtatgtaaacatgagcatttaaaattcagaatgcagaaacaaaatattttctttcagaataacattttcataatgcagcgtcagatcatgttatcaaaaatatcagagcgaaagttcgaaaatattcataatcaaaatccctttggcatacataaactaaaacatcacatcttatcttatcatatcaggaTAAATACCAAGTTTAACCcctggtagggttgtgcaaatcccggtagctaaTCGAGTAGAAacaaatgtgaatcttccccttattcattctcggagccgcGAGTGTGcgcataggaaagaccacgcagaaaaccactttgtttctaatGTGGGTGCAcgagaaacagaaaagttggtactaaCCCGAACAGAGACCACAGctttacacccgtggtgaggtcagaatggaacagaaacagaaacagaatgttatgccagaggttttttgaaatcacatcatatcatatcagagtatagaaaatcatcagaacagaacagaacaaaatcatatcacaaaacatattttatgtacaaaatttcatattcgctctctttttcaaagttcagaaacagaatgtcaaaaataagctcatgtttataccagtcatgatagaaaatactttattccgaaatagaatctcatgagtagtgcagaacaaataactgaactcgtttcagatttcttttcataacaaaacatgcacatttttcaaaaaggacctcagttcattttattttaatgcaaagtctagcataagaaccccgcttacctagacttcttagctttttcagaagtttcttaaaaaatatcgaacaataattaatcgccacctataacataataacgcaattttcataaattttcaatcgaatgcatatttcaatatttaaacctaagatgctaaaatgacctattttattattcctcaaaacctaaaattctcataattcccaaaataccctcatttttccaaaaccatcaatagccacttaatcgaattcggaataagaatttaatcaagcaagtattaaaataaatataaaactcaataaaaattaatattcaaaatatctgaaataccagcaacattttataaataaaaagaatacattggttactaaaattttcataaaataagtcatgaaaaaatcctctcttaaaaaataggtttacttcctttaattaacaatattattaaaatataaatataatatttattgaaacttaaagcaaaactcatttaaacataaaccccaaaaaaaaacttctcacccgaaaacattTGGTTAAACCTACAttccatataaataaatatatatgtatatattaggtcaaaactagtaagtacccaagttaaaactttacttatatatatacatacatatatatatatataagtacaccTTATGAATAAAACTAACGATGAACATACAcatgaataatagaaaaatgCAGTGGCGGCAGGGACTCACCGATAAGGTAATGTGCGACGGTGCAGTGTGCGATGGGATGTGGTGCACTCGATGGCTATGCACTGgacgaaagagagagagagtgatgcaCGGTGAGAGGGACAAAGTCATGATATACAGAGTGAAACACAGAGTGCATGGAGGTGTTATCGAGAGAGTTACACGCGGCAACGGCCTGGGTGGCTATCGACGGTGGCACGGCTAGGCGTGGCTGAGATGCTGGACTTTGGGTCCCCCTTGCGCAACAGAGAAGACGTCTGAAAGGGTTGGTCAAAGTGCAAAAATTACCGTtgcttggaggagcaaccaattgctctgttttgatatgcGGAAACACGGGTGGTCGGTTCTCTATGCAGGGTTGCCGATCTTGCGTGGGCTGGGCACAGAGGTAAAGAGCGGAGATTTAAAGGGCTGATGGTTgaggtgaaaagaaaagaaaaagtggggTATGGCTGGCGTACCCTCTGTGGAGTGGCTTTCGGTACATGGTGTGGGTTGCAGCTTACGATTTCTACGAGGTGGTGGTTGTGTCGTATGGCAAACGGACAGAGGGCTCATGCATGTCTGGGCAAGGAGGTTGCTTGGTGGCAGTTCCACGGTGGTCCCATGGTTGATAGAAAGAGATGCGGCTGCTGGGCTTCACGCGACGTGCAACGCTGGAGGATGAGGGAAGGAGGGCCGAGATCGAAACTGACTATGGTTCATGGATGGAGCTTCTGTGCGTGCGTGGGTGGAGAATGCCATGGGAGTTTTGCAACATCTAGGCTTGGTAAACCAACATGCAGGTacgtgtatacatatatatatatattggtgatgaaaaaaaccctagagaaaagagagagacgtGCGGAAACTGAGTCATGCATGTGTATGCATGTCGTGGATGAGAGGAAGAccaagggggaaaagaaaatagatagaaagaataaaatgtgCGGAAGTAGAcgtgtgaaaaaaaatagattaaaaaaaatagaataaagtaaaacaaaataaataaataaataaaattgagtttgattgggTCCAGGTGTTACACCAGGGGTTTATTACCTTCAATATTTCATCATTTGGAAGATAAAATCAAGCTTTGGTTCCAAgctttgaagaaaatatttttcttcttccattgcTATGGAGTCACAAGCTTGAGGAAGATAAAAGAGCttgttttcttgaagatgaatagaaaagagaagaagaaaagataaagGTGTGCATCGGTTAGCTCTTGGAAAggaagatgaaattttatttattttctcggGTGAGGGTCGACATTTTAAGGGAACTAAggggaaatttttttaattcttaccTTTTGTGTTGCTTTGGACGATGGGTGGAAGGAAGTAAAGTCAATGGCTTCTTTAGGAAGCTTGTGAGTCAAATGGCTTGATGGCTGGCTTTAGAAGCCTATGGATGCAAAGCTTATTTGCTTGTCTTGGGAATCTAATGagtgaaagaaataaaagggtTTTAGTTGACTTGGTCAAGACTTATCACATATGATTGggaggagaagatgaagacttttcttttgtctttcttgGTTGCTTCCTATAGGTGAAATGGGATAAAGGAATCtagttttgtctttttcttctcctttgtatGGCTTTCACCGTAAGCTTAAGAAGAGACAATGACTTTAGGTCTTTGTTTCCTTCTTCCATCACAAGGAAGCAGgtggatggtggagatctatcTACCTCAAGGATGCTTTTCACCTAACAATCTAATGATAGAGAATAATTGGactatttcttaaataaataaaaataaaggacttaaggaaaaatattttaaggtcTTAAtaataatacccttgatttattttaataaaccatattttaaaatgaaacattcacatcttaaaataaaataattggaagtaataaaaatatttttatctcaaaatatttaacttaaagaattaataaaaacgACGTAAGGACCTGCGTAGTAAGACTCGGGTATTAGAATTGCATATGCTAATATTGATAAGGGAAGATATCAAAAGATAGAACAAGTCCAAAACATGGAAGTCCAAGAAGATGGAGACCATTTCATAAGCTCGCAGTTGGGAGGCTTGGCAGGCACCCAAATGGCTCTAAGAGCTGCAATTGAGCTGAAAGTGTTCAGTATAATCGCAGATGCAGGGCCTGATGCTCATCTTTCTGCAGCAGAGATAATTTCAAAGATCCCAACAAAAGATCCAAGTTCTGCAGCATGGACTTTGGAGAGGGTGCTAAGAGTTCTTGGTGGAAACTCCATCTTATCAATAATATCTCGGAAGCCGTCAGGAAATAATGGAGAACATGGACTCCATGAATGGACCTATGGCCTGACCAAGCAAAGCCGATGCTTAGGGAGTAGCAGTAGTACCACCGACGAGCTGGCAAGTTTCACAACTTCCTTTATCTTATTTACTACTGAAAGGGAGATGCTGGAAAGCCAATATATGATCAAGGATGCGGTGCTTGATCCTGGAAGCTCGC
The window above is part of the Juglans microcarpa x Juglans regia isolate MS1-56 unplaced genomic scaffold, Jm3101_v1.0 JmScfU0053, whole genome shotgun sequence genome. Proteins encoded here:
- the LOC121245535 gene encoding (S)-scoulerine 9-O-methyltransferase-like — translated: MEVQEDGDHFISSQLGGLAGTQMALRAAIELKVFSIIADAGPDAHLSAAEIISKIPTKDPSSAAWTLERVLRVLGGNSILSIISRKPSGNNGEHGLHEWTYGLTKQSRCLGSSSSTTDELASFTTSFILFTTEREMLESQYMIKDAVLDPGSSPFYKAYGVNFFDYMGEKPRLRQLFDEFMEVSGKLQFEDVFKLYGGFKDLKELMHVGAALEPLIQR